The DNA segment tttttcgagacagtgtttcactgtgtagccctggccatcctgaaactagaacaggctagcctcaaactcacagagacctccctgctgcctgtgagtgtgtgctaCTACTCCCGGCTGCCAGTTGTTTTTTAACCCTTTTCACGTGGAGCAATGAGCAGATTCCTGGGGCTGGGCAGGCAAACCACGGTGCATCACTGTTGTTCTGTGAACTGTGAGTGCATGGGTTCTTTAACAAGTAGCTGAAGTGTGGCTTATAGCACATTCTGAGGGACCAGGAGGTTCTCAGAGTCACCCTTTGCTCCTCAGTCTCAATCTGGCCTGAACACCTTGCCCCAGAGAGTCCTACGGAAGGAGCCTGCCGTGACACCTGCACAGGCCCTCATGAACCGGTCCAACAGCCAGTCCACAGGTACCTGggacaatggggagagggtgtaAGCTGGGAATGTCAAAGGGGGAGACTCAACAGAGCTACTCTTTCCTTAGCTGTCCCTGGTCAGAAGTTGACTGAGAACAAGGGTGCCACTGCCTTGCAAGGATCCCAGAGCAGGTAGGGGAACTTGAACAGTGATGAGGCAGAAATGGAGGAGGTTAAGGGGAGCACGGACTGTGAGAGATCGGCCGCCTTGAGAGTCTGAGCCAGCTAGCACTGAGCCAGCTAACTTCCCCCTGCTTGTCTAATCAGGCAGCCTTTCACCATTGACAACTTTGAGATTGGGCGTCCTCTGGGCAAAGGCAAATTTGGAAATGTGTACTTGGCTCGGGAGAAGAAAAGCCGTTTCATCGTGGCGCTAAAGATCCTCTTCAAGTCTCAGATTGAAAAGGAGGGGGTGGAGCACCAGCTCCGCCGAGAGATCGAAATCCAGGCGCACCTGAAGTATGCTGTCACCCCTGACCCCGGTCCCTCTGCTAACCCCAACACCTCACTGTTGCTGGGAATCCCAACCCGGTCTCACTCCACCTAGACCACCTGCCCCAGCTCTTCCTGCTCCCTGAGTTAAGTCTCTGCAATCTGTCCGGGCTTCTAGATACAGCCTGAAGCTTCTTTTCTCCCTGCCCCAGACATCccaatattcttcagctgtacAACTACTTCTATGACCAGCAGAGGATCTACTTGATACTCGAATACGCCCCCCGCGGAGAGCTCTACAAGGAACTACAGAAGAGCGGAACCTTCGATGAGCAGCGGACTGCCACGGTCAGGGCCTGGTGTGGGGTGTGAGGCCGGGGCTGTTGCTGGAGACCGAGGGCCTGATTTCCTGTTGTATGGGCCCTCACAGATCATGGAGGAACTGTCAGACGCGCTGATGTACTGCCACAAGAAGAAGGTGATTCACAGAGACATAAAGCCCGAGAACCTGCTGTTAGGTCTACAGGGAGAGCTGAAGATTGCGGACTTTGGCTGGTCTGTGCATGCCCCATCCCTGAGGTATGGAGGGACTTGGGGGGCTGTTCCCGTCTTGAGGCTGTGACATTCCTCAGGAACTTTTGGGGGTTTTCTCCTTGTAGTATAGACATAGTGATATCTTTACAGAAATAGGTGACTCAAGAATTCATGCCCtagattttctacttttttttttttaattaaatatagtgAGTCTACATTGTTGAGAAAACTCCCACACTATAGACTGATTGAtagttgattggttgattgagcCAGGGTCTGGTCTTCTGTAGCACAGGATGACTTCAAACTCTCTATAGCCAAAGAGAACTTTGACTTCTGATTCTCCTTGCTGCTACCTCCAAAcgtactaggattacaggaatGTATCACCATGCCAAGTTTACCCTCGCAAAACTCTGCTCTTTGGAAGGAGGTATGGTCTCACTCTGTGGTCTTAAAGGCTCAGGCTCAAGCGAGCGGCTGGTATCCCAGGCATGCCCTACCATCTCTGCTTACCCCGTCACAGTttatttggtttgctttggttttacgGTATTGGGGGTGGAACTGAGGGGCTTGCCTATGCTGGGCTCTATGCTGGCTCTCTGACTTATCTGCAGCCCAAAATGGCTTCAAACTGACAATCTTATGTCAGCtgcccaagtgctaggattaagccAGGCGttgtgacacacacctttaaatccAGCCGTCGGGAGTCAGTCCGTGGTAAGCAGTGGTGGTCAGGGTAACACAGATGAGGTCAaagccagtgagttccaggccagcaaaggctagagagagaaagagcctgGCTCAAAGAAACAAAGCCAAACACACCAAGCGCTGGTGGGATTAGATGTGTATCTGAGCGGGTATCCGGTGACCCCTTGGTTGTTTAGTTCTTCAGGGTATTGCACAGTAAAATGTAAGTAGCACATGCTTGGTGGGCGTTggtgtcttttgttttttctttgacgTAAGCATTGCCCTTGTCTCTGATTGTTTTATTGATTAAGATAACTCATGAGTATGACCATGCTGGCACCATGCATGCCCGCCTCTGGCATTTGGCTTATATATCATTACCGTCTCCTACTCCAAAGCGCATCCTGGGGTCTCTGGGCTACCTATTGTCaggtaaagagaaaagagaggctgTCTGACATCTGGGACCCTACCCTCTTCCCTCATCCCACCAGGAGGAAGACCATGTGCGGCACCCTGGACTATCTGCCCCCAGAGATGATTGAAGGGCGGATGCATAATGAGATGGTAGATCTGTGGTGCATTGGAGTGCTCTGCTATGAACTGATGGTGGGGAACCCACCCTTTGAGAGCCCTAGCCACAGTGAGACATATCGTCGGATTGTCAAGGTGAGGTGGACCATGGGCTTTGTATACTGTAGAAGCCAGGGTCTGGGGACTGGGGACACTCAGTGGATGTACATGGTTCTTTAAAAATGTCCCTGCTTTGTAAatacttttcattcattctctgaCAACTTGTATATAACGAACCTTGACCATATCTACCCCTAAGGACACTTGTCACTCACTTCCCTGGACTCCTCCCCAACACATGTCCTGCCTACTTTCTCATCCACTTTCTTTTTATAGCTGCTGAGAACAGTTAGTGCTACCTGCATGAGCACCAGCAACCTACCTGTATCCAcactctcaaaaaaaataaataggggttggggatttagctcagtggtagagcgcttgcctaggaagcgcaaggccctgggttcggtccccagctccgaaaaatagaaccaaaaaaaataaataaataaataaaataaataaataagactccccccacacacacacaccccggctGCCATCCACTGGCAATAACACCTCTCTGGGTGTTCTCTGTCTCCTAATGGAATAAGTAGTCAAGGAGAATGTGGTCGGGGTAACACAGATGACACCTTTCCTTTTTCTACCTGCAGGTAGACCTGAAGTTTCCCTCTTCTATGCCTTTGGGGGCCAAGGACCTCATCTCCAAGCTGCTCAAACATAACCCCTCACAACGACTGCCTCTGGAGCAGGTCTCGGCTCACCCTTGGGTCCGGGCCAACTCACGGAGggttctgcctccctctgccctttAGCCTGCTTCTTGATTTTTGTTCCTGTCATTTCTCAGTTttctttgtatgtctgtgtatgtgtcgtGAGAAGGGGATAGTGATTGGAAACTATCCCTAaccccagttctagggaatcttaTTCCTTGGGGATCTtattcctcttctgacctctacaggcaaaATTGGGCATACATGTCGTACACATATATGCAAGCCAAACatataaagttaaaaaacaaacagtgctagagagatggcttggcagttaaaagcactggctactcttcccaagaaccaggagttcaatTTGAGCACTACAATGGTGCTCACAACCACTGTCTGTAACACCTAATTCTGGGGTATCGAGGCCTTCAAGCCTCTGCAGGCAGTAGGCATGGATGTGGTATCatctatgcaggcaaaacacccatgcacagaaTTTTAAACCCTCTAAATGAAAGAATTTGTCAATGTTGAacgtcattttaaaaatactataagCCAAAAATGCATTTAATACAATTTTTCTCTGAAACATGGTTTAGCCTACTCTGTTTTAAATTCAGGAAAATTATGAAGAATAAAgcatattttataataaactcttaaatatttcatgtttttgaattctgtgatggtttgaatatgcttggcccagggagtggcactactaggaggtgtggccttgttggaggaagtgtgtcactgtggggtgggttttgagaccctaagacagaagttggtaccagggactggggtattgctgtgattggcctgaccatgcttttgtttggaggaatgtgtaTCTTAGGACTTTGGAAAGCAATGGAATGTTCTACTAGGCCATCTTAGTAAGAATACTGAAGATGATGGTGCcaagggtgatttgaactgtggagcCCTGTTGCCTCTAGAGGTTACAGAGAAGAATTTTAGAACTTGACCTAGAGTCTGTTCTTGTGATactttggtgaagaatgtggctgctttttgcccttgtctgaggGCTAAGGTGag comes from the Rattus norvegicus strain BN/NHsdMcwi chromosome 10, GRCr8, whole genome shotgun sequence genome and includes:
- the Aurkb gene encoding aurora kinase B isoform X1, with translation MAQKENVYPWPYGSKTSQSGLNTLPQRVLRKEPAVTPAQALMNRSNSQSTAVPGQKLTENKGATALQGSQSRQPFTIDNFEIGRPLGKGKFGNVYLAREKKSRFIVALKILFKSQIEKEGVEHQLRREIEIQAHLKHPNILQLYNYFYDQQRIYLILEYAPRGELYKELQKSGTFDEQRTATIMEELSDALMYCHKKKVIHRDIKPENLLLGLQGELKIADFGWSVHAPSLRRKTMCGTLDYLPPEMIEGRMHNEMVDLWCIGVLCYELMVGNPPFESPSHSETYRRIVKVDLKFPSSMPLGAKDLISKLLKHNPSQRLPLEQVSAHPWVRANSRRVLPPSAL
- the Aurkb gene encoding aurora kinase B isoform X2; this translates as MNRSNSQSTAVPGQKLTENKGATALQGSQSRQPFTIDNFEIGRPLGKGKFGNVYLAREKKSRFIVALKILFKSQIEKEGVEHQLRREIEIQAHLKHPNILQLYNYFYDQQRIYLILEYAPRGELYKELQKSGTFDEQRTATIMEELSDALMYCHKKKVIHRDIKPENLLLGLQGELKIADFGWSVHAPSLRRKTMCGTLDYLPPEMIEGRMHNEMVDLWCIGVLCYELMVGNPPFESPSHSETYRRIVKVDLKFPSSMPLGAKDLISKLLKHNPSQRLPLEQVSAHPWVRANSRRVLPPSAL